Genomic DNA from Caldicellulosiruptor hydrothermalis 108:
AATTTACTGAGCAGATGGATTTTTTTTCGTATAAAAAAGAGGAGATAATAGACAAAATCGAAAAGCTTGATATTTTAAATATAACTCCTATCCAGGCTTTAAATATCCTAAGTGAGCTCAAACATGAAATAATTAAAGCCAAAGAGAGGCAATTGATATGAGAGAGCTTTACAAACTTCCTGAACAGTTAACTCACATCTTGGCGGCGGGTGAGGTTGTAGAAAGACCGGCATCGTGCCTCAAAGAACTTTTGGAAAATTCAATAGATGCTGGAGCAAGTTTAATTGATGTTAAAATAGAAAAAGGTGGTATAAAGAGAATTGAGGTATATGATAATGGAAAGGGAATCCACCCTGATGACATTGAATATGTGTTTGAAAGACATACAACCAGCAAGATAAAATCTTTTGAGGATATATTTAGCATCAAAACAATGGGATTTAGAGGGGAAGCGCTCTGTGCAATATCGAGCGTAGCAAAGGTGACACTTGTTTCTAAGCATTTAGAAGAAGAACAGGGGTGCATGGTAAAAGTAGAAGGTGGTAAGGTCATTTCTAAAAGTCTTTGTCCTTTTAAGGAAGGGACAAGAATTGTTGTTGAAGATATTTTTTATAACACTCCTGCAAGGCTAAAATTTTTAAAATCTCCGTCAACTGAACAAAAGTACTGTCTTGAGGTGGTTGAAAAGATTGCAATTGCCTGGCCGGAGATTTCATTTCGGGCAGAGGCAGATGGCAAAAGACAAATTTTTACACCAGGAGATAATAAGATTGAGTCTGTCATTGGCTCTATATTTGGGATAGAGATAGTAAAAAATCTTGTTGAATTTTCTCTTGAGAAAGAATCTCTAAAAGTTTGGGGTTATTTTGTAAACCCCACTGTGAGCAGAGCTACACGCTCAGGTTATCATTTTTATGTCAACAGAAGATATATCAAAAGCAAACTTCTTTCATCGTGCATTGATGAGGCGTTTAAGAATTCGGTCATCACAGGCAGATTTCCAATAGTTTTTCTTTTTATACAAATTCCGCCTTCTGAGATTGATGTCAATGTCCATCCATCAAAACTCGAGATAAAGTTCAGAGATGAAAGATTTGTTTATAACACCATTTATAAAGCTATAGCAGATTCGTTAAAATCGGAAAAAATGATTCCCAAGGCTGATTTAAGTAAAGTTGATGTTGGAAATGATACTGTGCGTGAACGAAAATACACTGAAGTTTTGTCTGCAAACTCAAATGATATATCTTTAGTTATCTCCGAGCAGCCAAATTTCTTTGAAATGTTTTCAAAAAGAGAAGAGGTTGCAATTGAGCAGCAGAGCTTTGAAAACTTTGATGCAGGAAACTACAAGATTGTTGGTTATGCTTTTGATACCTATATCATTGTACAAGGCGATGACAGCTTATACCTTATTGACCAGCACGCGGTGCACGAAAGAAGATTATTTGAAGATTTTAAAAGCCAAGTTTATTCTTCAAATGTTCAAAGCCAAGTGTTGGCTTCTCCTGTTGTTGTTCAGCTTCCATCTTCACAAAAAGAGTTTGTGATTTCAAATGTTTCTGTCTTTCAGAAAATAGGTTTTGAAATAGAGGATTTTGGGAAAAATGAAATAGTGGTGAGAACATGGCCAGTTTTGCTTAGTAGTAATATCGATGCAATATTTTTACTTGATGTGATAGAGATGATATACCAGCAGATGGTGGAAAACAAAAGCCTTGTGGAAATTTCTGAGGACCTTTTAAAAAGAATTGCTTGCAGAGCAGCAGTAAAAGGAAATAGTAAAATTTCAGACTTAGAAAAAAAAGAGATAGTTGAACTTGTGCTAATAAAGAAAGAAATTTTTCACTGTCCACATGGAAGACCGGTTGTAGTAGAGATTTCTAAGAGAGAAATTGAAAAAATGTTCAAAAGGATTGTATAAATATCAGCGCAGGTGAACAAAAGAATGAAAAAAATACCTTTAATTGTTATTGCAGGCCTTACTGCCACGGGGAAAACAGATGTTGCAGTGGAGCTTGCTCAGCTTGTAAATGGCGAGATTGTGTCTGCAGATTCGATGTGTGTGTACAAGCTTATGGATATTGGTACAGCAAAGCCTACAAAGGAGCAAAGAGAAGCTGTCAGGCATCATGTTATTGATGTAGTATTTCCAGATGAGGACTATAATGTGGCGATGTTTCAAAAGGATGCAACTAATGCAATTTTGGATATTTATAAAAGGGGCAAGGTGCCTTTGCTTGTAGGCGGCACTGGCTTTTATATAAAGTCAGTTGTGGACGATATAGAATTTCCTGAGATGGGGGATTCAAAACAAGTTAGAAAAAAACTTTATGATGAGCTTAATAGTAAAGGTAATATTTATCTTTATGAGCTTCTTAAAGAAATAGACAAAGATGCTGCAAATTCTGTTCACCCAAACAATGTAAAAAGGGTTATAAGATATTTAGAAATTTATTTTTTGACTGGCAAAAAGCCAACAGAGTTTTTAGACAAGGTAAGAAGAAAGGGAAGTGAAAAGTATAATGTATTGCCGCTATGTTTTGTAATGGAAAGAGAAGCTCTTTGGCGGAGAATTGACCAGCGGGTTGAAAGAATGTTTGACATGGGACTTGCAGATGAGGTCAAAAAGCTTTTAGAGATGGGATATTCAAAGGATTTAAAATCTATGCAGGGGCTTGGATATAAGCAGGTAATACCGTATGTTGAAGGGAAGATTTCTTTGCAAGAGGCGAAAGAAGAGCTTAAAATAAGGACAAGACAGTTTGCTAAAAGGCA
This window encodes:
- the mutL gene encoding DNA mismatch repair endonuclease MutL, whose translation is MRELYKLPEQLTHILAAGEVVERPASCLKELLENSIDAGASLIDVKIEKGGIKRIEVYDNGKGIHPDDIEYVFERHTTSKIKSFEDIFSIKTMGFRGEALCAISSVAKVTLVSKHLEEEQGCMVKVEGGKVISKSLCPFKEGTRIVVEDIFYNTPARLKFLKSPSTEQKYCLEVVEKIAIAWPEISFRAEADGKRQIFTPGDNKIESVIGSIFGIEIVKNLVEFSLEKESLKVWGYFVNPTVSRATRSGYHFYVNRRYIKSKLLSSCIDEAFKNSVITGRFPIVFLFIQIPPSEIDVNVHPSKLEIKFRDERFVYNTIYKAIADSLKSEKMIPKADLSKVDVGNDTVRERKYTEVLSANSNDISLVISEQPNFFEMFSKREEVAIEQQSFENFDAGNYKIVGYAFDTYIIVQGDDSLYLIDQHAVHERRLFEDFKSQVYSSNVQSQVLASPVVVQLPSSQKEFVISNVSVFQKIGFEIEDFGKNEIVVRTWPVLLSSNIDAIFLLDVIEMIYQQMVENKSLVEISEDLLKRIACRAAVKGNSKISDLEKKEIVELVLIKKEIFHCPHGRPVVVEISKREIEKMFKRIV
- the miaA gene encoding tRNA (adenosine(37)-N6)-dimethylallyltransferase MiaA → MKKIPLIVIAGLTATGKTDVAVELAQLVNGEIVSADSMCVYKLMDIGTAKPTKEQREAVRHHVIDVVFPDEDYNVAMFQKDATNAILDIYKRGKVPLLVGGTGFYIKSVVDDIEFPEMGDSKQVRKKLYDELNSKGNIYLYELLKEIDKDAANSVHPNNVKRVIRYLEIYFLTGKKPTEFLDKVRRKGSEKYNVLPLCFVMEREALWRRIDQRVERMFDMGLADEVKKLLEMGYSKDLKSMQGLGYKQVIPYVEGKISLQEAKEELKIRTRQFAKRQRIWFKYQGEFMFLDITGMRFEEVVKKCFKLCKSVV